GTTCGGGATGGGCTTCCAGATACCGGATCGACGTCAACGACGCCGCGGCCACGGAGGGCGGCAGCGCGTTCGAAAAAAGCTGCGGTCTGGAACGCTGCACGCAGTAATCGACCACGGCTTTCGGACCGGCGATGAACCCGCCCGCGGCGCCTCCCAGAGCCTTTCCATAGGTCCCCGTGATGATGTCGATTTCTTTCATCAGACCGTAATGCTCCGGTGAGCCGCGGCCCGTTTTGCCGAGAACTCCGGTGGCATGTGAATCGTCGATAACGACGAGAGCGTTGTATTTCTTCGCAAGATCGCAGATCTCGGGAAGCTTGGCGATGTGCCCTTCCATCGAAAAAACGCCGTCCGTGACGATCATTTTCGTCCGGCAATTCGCCGCACTCTTGAGAATCTCCTCCAAGGCTTGCATGTCGTTGTGCGGATAAACTTCCTTCCGGACTTTCTTGATCAGGCGGATCCCGTCGATGATCGAGGCATGGTTGAGTGCGTCCGAAACAATCAGATCTTCCTCGCCCAGAAAAGTGGCGAAGAGCGCTTCGTTTGCGTTCCAGCAGGAGGTGTATGTGGTGGACGCTTCCTTCTGAAGGAACTTCGCCGTCGCCGTTTCGAGTTCTTCGTGAATCGCCAGCGTTCCGCAAATGAAACGGACGGAAGCGGTGCCGTTGCCGTATCGATCGATTGCCGCCTTCGCCGCCGCCTTCACGTCCGACTGATTGGCAAAGCCGAGGTAGTTGTTTGAGGAGAGGACAATGACTTCGCCGTAACCCCGCATCTTGACTCGCGGAGCCTGGGGACCTTCGAGCGTATTCAGGCGTTTGTAAACACCATCCCGCTTGAACTGTTCGAGTTCGCTTTCA
This Bdellovibrionota bacterium DNA region includes the following protein-coding sequences:
- a CDS encoding glycine C-acetyltransferase, with the protein product MDARFQERIESELEQFKRDGVYKRLNTLEGPQAPRVKMRGYGEVIVLSSNNYLGFANQSDVKAAAKAAIDRYGNGTASVRFICGTLAIHEELETATAKFLQKEASTTYTSCWNANEALFATFLGEEDLIVSDALNHASIIDGIRLIKKVRKEVYPHNDMQALEEILKSAANCRTKMIVTDGVFSMEGHIAKLPEICDLAKKYNALVVIDDSHATGVLGKTGRGSPEHYGLMKEIDIITGTYGKALGGAAGGFIAGPKAVVDYCVQRSRPQLFSNALPPSVAAASLTSIRYLEAHPERVQKLRENTVYFRKAVKEAGFKPLEGETPIVPIIVGETSFAIKMSEQLLQEGVFVTGFGFPVVPKGEARLRIQISAAHEKKDFDEALAAFRQVGKKLGVIH